The genomic DNA AATATCTAGATCTTTTTTGATGTCAATGAATCGTTCAAATTGCTCTTCGTCAGTAAGCAGATGTATTCCCGGAAATTTGTCGATATGCATTTGCTTATTCTCGCGGTACTGCTGCCGATATTTACGATACTTTTCCTTGTCTTCAATTATCCAAGCCTTGACCCGCCAAGCACCTTTACTGCCATCAATCTCGATCAAAATACAGGACTCATTAGTTTGACCTTGAATCTCTCGATCTTGCTCGAGTAAACGATTTCTTTTAGAGCTTAACTCTGCAAGCATTTCCTCGAAATTATATCCATGTAACTTAATCCACTTTTTTATCGCTTTGCACAATTTTCGTGACAAATCTCTGGTATCATTTTGAAATGCGATAAACAAATTACCCATAAATTTTGCCAGTGAATCATCACGATCGCCCTCTAGGCTGTTAAGCATGTCATGCAATTGGTTTGAGGGCGAATAATGGTGGGAATATCTGGAGATTGATTGTTGATAAGCAAAGCAAATATAGCGATAGTATTCCTCTTGTTGGAAATAACCTTCAAGAAGAGATAGAACCTCCTGAATCCGCCCATTAATTTCACAAACTTTCTTCAAGTTTCCAACATCAACTAGCACATTGACTGGAGTCATAAAAGCAACTTTCGCTTCAGGATGCAAAAGATCGTACTGAACAACCATTCCCACAACACCATTAAGACTCTTATCCCAAACTGCGGTTCCGCTAAAACCTGCCTCAATTGCTATTCCTGTTGGACTGGGATCTTTGAGTTGAATCTGACCATCGCTTACCGGTCTTTGTATTGTTCCTTCCGACCATCTTCCCTTGAATGTTGGAAACCCGTAAGCTTCATAGTTATTATCTTTAATAGTTTGAGATTCTGTTAATATTAAACTAAGGGCTTGCGCTTTTGCCGGTAAGTCATCCAGAATCTCTAAGACAGCAATATCTTGTAAAGAAACTCCGCTTTTCACCGGCTCCCAATCAATGACTCTGGTTTTCAGAAGATTAGATTGACCGTTTTGGTAAAGATTGGGAAAGTCAACCGTTATTTGCCGATCTTCATCCGGTTTATCTTGAATTTCAGGCGATCTATATAGAGCATAATTTATCACGTGAGCGCAGGTTAAGATGTATTTAGATTCAGCGGACACTAAAAACCCAGAACCGGCAACATCGTCTTCAGACCCCAATTTAAATATCCGACAAACCGCTAGCTCCAGAGGAGAACTCATAATGTTATCTGTGACGTAGCTTGAGTTAAGAGTTTTCTTGATTATTCTTCCACTTCAGGGTGATTTCATAATTGACTTCAGCATTCCCCGATGCGATGATAACCCCAAAATCTGTACTCATTTTCACACCAAACTTAACTTCCACTTCATCCGCTGGCTGATTTAATTCCCGAACTTTCTGGATAATCGTATTCGCGACGGGTTTGAGCGTTGATAATGCATCTCCAAGCTTTTGCTTTGCCTGCTGCACGGCATTATCTCCAACACCGGCAAATCCCTCGGTTCTCGGTCTCGGTGGAGCCAGTGTTTCATCGACTTCCATATAAACAAAAGACTGCTCGTCATCGTCTAGGGGAAATCTGACTAGTTGTCCCATATTTTCTCCTCTCTCGCAACGTAAGATCGCTCTATCCTACTTACGGTAACAACTGTATTGCTTGAGGTCAACACTTGATCTACTCCTCATTGAGTTCAGAGGTAACTAGAAATACCACGAGTTGCTCTCCTCAGATAGTCACTTAATGGTCG from Roseofilum casamattae BLCC-M143 includes the following:
- a CDS encoding CU044_2847 family protein — encoded protein: MGQLVRFPLDDDEQSFVYMEVDETLAPPRPRTEGFAGVGDNAVQQAKQKLGDALSTLKPVANTIIQKVRELNQPADEVEVKFGVKMSTDFGVIIASGNAEVNYEITLKWKNNQENS
- a CDS encoding trypsin-like peptidase domain-containing protein, which translates into the protein MSSPLELAVCRIFKLGSEDDVAGSGFLVSAESKYILTCAHVINYALYRSPEIQDKPDEDRQITVDFPNLYQNGQSNLLKTRVIDWEPVKSGVSLQDIAVLEILDDLPAKAQALSLILTESQTIKDNNYEAYGFPTFKGRWSEGTIQRPVSDGQIQLKDPSPTGIAIEAGFSGTAVWDKSLNGVVGMVVQYDLLHPEAKVAFMTPVNVLVDVGNLKKVCEINGRIQEVLSLLEGYFQQEEYYRYICFAYQQSISRYSHHYSPSNQLHDMLNSLEGDRDDSLAKFMGNLFIAFQNDTRDLSRKLCKAIKKWIKLHGYNFEEMLAELSSKRNRLLEQDREIQGQTNESCILIEIDGSKGAWRVKAWIIEDKEKYRKYRQQYRENKQMHIDKFPGIHLLTDEEQFERFIDIKKDLDIPINLLRRKAYNKLYTLSLGDSLITSIHCFLPIPLIASLALDKSIVENYSQEPSFGHKYKISLGLTERLVPTGNERISLWHKKGNIFNRYQQDEANNLVTVVDNSRPRKLSRKLEKINGASLRIAMNECNPEVTMQILMETGIPLALWLRENPENLDCCGTTLHHKVCQCSLEKLPEKVKEQRSEAWAEECPNHIGNHLSLLWDDPDLVPPDYVRRMP